In a genomic window of Ancylothrix sp. D3o:
- a CDS encoding DUF3226 domain-containing protein translates to MVDIYPRVLLVEGKQDRFVIPELIEANGVKWGTRKNPVVFIRDYDGYQKLVDPDVISTELQASGLSALGIMIDADDNPTGRWQSIRSASLKSIPDLPETLPEDGLIHTTPTGIRFGIWIMPDNKMCGMLETFLTYMIPTGSAALWQFAQAVTNEAKGKGAVFTDSHLDKANIYTWLAWQNPPGRQLHQAIMEHILHPNHPNAQRYVTWFKTLYGLI, encoded by the coding sequence ATGGTTGATATTTACCCAAGAGTTCTTCTCGTAGAGGGAAAACAGGATCGTTTCGTAATACCAGAACTAATTGAAGCGAATGGTGTGAAGTGGGGGACTCGCAAAAACCCGGTTGTTTTTATTCGCGATTATGATGGTTATCAAAAGTTAGTTGATCCAGATGTAATCTCAACCGAACTACAAGCTTCTGGGCTTTCTGCGCTTGGAATAATGATTGATGCTGATGATAACCCTACAGGACGTTGGCAAAGCATTAGAAGTGCAAGCTTGAAAAGCATTCCTGATCTTCCAGAAACTTTACCCGAAGACGGCTTAATACATACTACGCCCACCGGAATCCGATTTGGGATTTGGATAATGCCTGATAACAAGATGTGTGGCATGTTGGAAACCTTCCTGACTTACATGATTCCAACAGGCAGTGCAGCACTTTGGCAGTTTGCCCAAGCAGTAACCAACGAAGCTAAAGGTAAAGGCGCAGTATTTACAGACTCTCATCTTGATAAAGCTAACATTTATACCTGGCTAGCTTGGCAGAATCCTCCAGGGCGGCAACTACATCAAGCAATTATGGAACACATTTTGCATCCTAATCACCCTAATGCTCAGAGATATGTGACTTGGTTTAAGACTTTGTATGGCTTGATTTAA